The Homo sapiens chromosome 15 genomic scaffold, GRCh38.p14 alternate locus group ALT_REF_LOCI_2 HSCHR15_4_CTG8 DNA segment TTTTCCTTAcatttgtgaagtttaaatgagatttgTCATTGTGTTTTTATGTTAATCCCTCGTCCAGGACCTGCTGTAAACTCTCCTTCTTGGGCTTGCGTTTCCTGAGGTAGAGTTAGAGAGTATCAGAGGTTTCTGTTAGCTCTGAGAGCCCGAGAGTTAAAGGCCCACTAGAATGGAAACCTCAGGGCCAAGGGCTCCTGTCTGCCTTTTCTGACCTCTATTCCCGCTGTGAAGAACCGTCCCTGGCCCGTATGTGCTCAACGTTTGCTGAGTGAATGCACCTTTCTAAATCACAAGCTGGCGGAAGGGTGGGCTTTTCTCGCACTCCACCTCTGAAGGTTTCTGTTACTGTCTTTTCAAGAGAATCTAGTTTCAGACTTTGAGTTCTGTGGCTGTGGGCAAAAACCAAAAAGACCCAAATCCCTCTTCTTTGGGAGTTGAGGAGAGTTGACCAGTTCATGTTCCCATTGGGTCTGAGAACTGTGCCTTTTAAATCCATTCCTGGCCCCTGCCTATCGCTTCCTGGCCTGGGGAATAGAGTCAAGGGGGCCACCCTCAGTCACCTTCCTTTGACTCTCCCCACAGAAACAATAGAACCGAGCTCAGCTGGAAGAAGTCGTGTGATTTCTTTGCTCACGACATGACCGCTGGGTTTGGGGGCACTCAGATGTAGAGGCCCCAGGCTCATCTcacccactcccagcctggggaAGAGGGCTCACCCCCAAgattccaccccatccccacaggGTCCCTGATAAACTGGTCCCATGGGTGGGCCTGTTCTGGGGCAGTGGTGCCATTCTGGGGGCATGTCTCTTGCTGTGGATCTCTGCCTCCCCCTAGTAAGAGCtctgttttcctctttctatAGGAACAGAAGGCAAGCCACCAACATCAGGAAGCCCTAAGGAGGGAGCTAGAGGTGAGTGGAGGGTGTGAAGTTCCCTCCTGCCCTCTGGAGAatgtttctttgcttctctttcagcatttgcttgtcttttcTCCCAAAGGCCCAGGTTCATACCATACGAATCCTTACATGTCAGAAAACTGAGCTTCAGATGGCACTCTACTACAGCCAGCATGCTGTCAAGCAGTTGGAAGGTGGGAATCTGGCACCCCATCATCCTTCAACCTGGCACTTTGACAGGCCTTTAGGGGGAGTCCTTTGGGCCACATCTGAATGTCTCTCATTCCAGGAGAGGCCAGGGATCTGATCAGCCGCCTGCATGATTCATGGAAGTTTGCAGGAGAGTTAGAGCAGGCTCTCTCTGCTGTCGCTACACAGAAGAAGAAGGCGGATAGGGTGAGTCCAAACACGGCCCCGTCCCTTGGGAGCCCAGCTTCGCAGATGGAGGAGTGAGCCTAAAGGTCCCTTCTGTAGGATGGAGTGTCCTGCCCAGAAGGCAGCATAGCCATTTCTTGCTGCTTTTGTGTGTGGTTGTTAGAGGCAGACTGGGGCTGAGTCGGCTGTTGTGGGTGAGTTGGGGAGCACTGTGAGGAGCGAGCACTGGACATAGATCTCAGAGGCCAAGTGCCCGCCCTGCCCATACTTGGCTGTGGCCTTGGCCAAGTCCTAAGTGGCGGTTAGGGTACTTGTACCATAAAGGTACAGAAGAGTATCTTGAGTATGTTATTATTTGTGTGGAGAGAGGGGGcaggtgtatatgtgtgtgtgtgtacgtattaTGGTAACATACATAAAACACGTTTGTAAGGATTCATTAAAAAACTCAGGATAGAGGCACAGTGTTGGGGGGAGATATTTCCCTTCTGGACTTTCTGAGTTTTGGACTATGCGAACGTATCATCCTTTCAAAAATTCAACAAAGGATTAATTTCCTCCTTCTTAACTGTGCCCCTACCTCCAGCGGAAGAATGGGCTTAGAGAATCAGATATACCTGGGTGTTGAAATCCCAGCTCCAAGTGATCTTAGGCAGCACTTAACCTTTAATACTGCATGTTTTTCATCTACACAATAGAGGTAATAATGGTAACCGTCTCCTATggaggttgtgaggattaaatgggattgttagcatagtgcctggtgaAGCACCCAATAAAGGCTCCAACAGTGgtagtaataacagtaataacaataacaatattatCTGATCGCTCTGGGCCCCTGTTAGCCAGCCCTAAATTCAATCTCTTTCCCTGTCCCTTCCACATCCACTGagttctttgaaaaacaaatgaggGCCAGGTGCtctcgctcacgcctgtaatgccagcactttgggaggctgaggtgggcggatcacctgcggtcaggagttcaagactagactgaCCAACacgaagaaaccccgtctctactaaaaatacaaaattagcccggtgtggtggcacatgcctgtaatcccaactactcgggaagctgaggcaggagaattgcttgaacccaggaggtgtaggttgtggtgagctgagattgtgccattgcactccagtgagggcaacaagaatgaaactctgccaaaaaaaaaaaaagaaagaaagaaagaaaaacaaatgagaccATGGGCTTGGAAATGCCTTGAGAACACGTCAGGTGTGATTGAGAGTGAGGAAGTGTTACTGTGGAGTAGTCACTGTAGCAGTTGTTCCTGGTCGTCCAGCTACTGCTGTGCCTGCTCTATCCTGACTTAACCTTTCTCTATTTGCAGTACATTGAGGAGTTAACAAAGGAGAGGGACGCCCTGAGTCTGGAACTGTACAGGAACACGTAGGATGGGGGAAGGTGGAATGGGAGGTCTGGGGGCCCTTAGCATGGGTGgtgtgctgggaggtggggggtccaGGTGAGTGTGGGGAGAGGCTCATACATGTTTTCATGTGTGCACACGGAAACTCTAGTGCTGGCTGTGCCACTGACTCATGGGGTAGCCTCAGGCAACTCATGTCTTCTCTCTGGCCTGCCACCTGGGACTTTTAATTCCTGGGGTCCCTTCCAGCGCCACGGTTCTGTGGTTGTGGGGCGAGGGTAGGGGGTCAATCACCAAAGTGGTCTTTTAtgttcttcattcattcctttctctACTGCCTCTGGCCATAGCATAACTGATGAGGAGCTGAAGGAGAAAAATGCCAAACTACAAGAAAAACTTCAacttgtagaatctgaaaagtcTGAGATCCAGCTCAACGTAAAGGAGCTAAAAAGGAAACTGGAGAGGGCCAAGCTCCTGCTGCCACAGGTGAGCAGCTGCAGCCCCGGGGGTTGTGGGAGACCCATCCAGCTGGGACCATGGTCTAGGGATCATGCAGGGTATGGGGAGGCTCCAGCCAAGAGCTGGAAAATTTGGGTCCTTGTTCTGGCCCCGCCATAGAATCCTCTAGAGTGtactaaaaatgtacaaattggGGCCCTGCCTGGGGAATCAGAATCTCAAGAGTTagggcttaaaaatatttttttaaaggatcatggatgaaaaccattattttatagattacatttatttatttatttatttatttatttatttatttatttgagaagtagtctcactctgtcacccaggccagagtgcagtggcgcaatctcggctcactgcaagctccaccccccggcttcacgccattctcctgcctcagcctcccaagtagctgggactacaggtgcccaccaccacacccagctaattttttgtatttttagtagagacggggtttcactgtgttaaccaggatggtctcgatctcctgacctcgtgatccgcccacctcggcctcccaaagtgctgggattacaggcgtgagccaccgcgcccagcctatagaTTACATTTATGTGGCTAGCTCATGATTCTGCTTCCTTCTGAGGTTCAAAAAAACACTTTCACTattccagcagcagctgcaggcgGAGGCTGACCACCTGGGTAAGGAGCTGCAGAGTGTGTCAGCAAAGCTCCAAGCCCAGGTGGAAGAGAACGAGTTGTGGAACCGCCTGAACCAGCAACAGGAGGAGaagatgtggaggcaggaggagaagatacagGAGCGGGAGGAGAAGAtacaggagcaggaggagaagatacgggagcaggaggagaagatgcggaggcaggaggagatgatgtgggagaaggaggagaagatgcggaggcaggaggagatgatgtgggagaaggaggagaagatacgggaGCTGGAAGAGAAGATGCACGAGCaggagaagatacgggagcaggaagagaagaggcaggaggaggagaagatacgCGAGCAGGAGaagaggcaggagcaggaggcgaagatgtggaggcaggaggagaagatacgggagcaggaagagaagatacgggagcaggagaaaaagatgtggaggcaggaggagaagattcACGAGCAGGAGAAGATacgggaggaggagaagaggcaggagcaggaggagatgtggaggcaggaggagaagataagGGAGCAGGAGGAGATATGGAGGCAAAAGGAGAAGATGCacgagcaggaggagaagatacggaagcaggaggagaaggtgtggaggcaggaggagaagatgcacgaccaggaggagaagatacgggagcaggaggagaaggtgtggaggcaggaggagaagatacgggagcaggaggagaagatgtggaggcagcaggagaagatacgggagcaggaggagatgtggagggaggaagagaagatgcATGAGCAGGAGAAGAtatgggaggaggagaagaggcaggagcaggaggataagatgtggaggcaggaggagaagatacgggagcaggaggagaaggtgtggaggcaggaggagaagatacgggagcaggaggaaaagaggcaggagcaggaggagaagatgtggaagcaggaggagaagataagggagcaggaggagaagatacgggagcaggagaagatacgggagcaggaggagaagatacgagagcaggaggagatgatgcaggaacaggaagagaAGATGGGGGAGCAGGAAGAGAAGATGCAAGAACAGGAGAAGatgcggaggcaggaggagaagataagggagcaggaggagaagatacgggagcagaaggagaagatacgggagcaggaggagaagatatgggagcaggaggagaagatacgagagcaggaggagatgatgcaggaacaggaagagaagatgggggagcaggaggagaagatgtggGAGCAGGAAGAGGAGATGCAAGAACAGGAGGAGAAGatgcggaggcaggaggagaagataagggagcaggagaagaagatacgggagcaggaggagaagatacgagagcaggaggagatgatgcaggaacaggaagagaAGATGGGGGAGCAGGAGGGGAAGATGTGTGAGCAGGAAGCGAAGATGCAAGAACAGGAGGAGAAGatgcggaggcaggaggagaagataagggagcaggagaagaagatacgggagcaggaggagaagatacgagagcaggaggagatgatgcaggaacaggaagagaagatgtgggagcaggaggagaagatgtgtgagcaggaagagaagatgcaagaacaggaggagaagatgcggaggcaggaggagaagatgcggGAGCAGGAAGTGAGGCTGCggcagcaggaggagaagatgcagGAACACTAGGTGAGGctgcaggagctggaggagaggctggggaagctggggcagAAGGCCGAGCTCTTGGGGGGAGCAGGCGGAGGTGTGTGCAAACCCTGGAGATCATACAGAACGACCTCACCACAACTTAGCAGATGGTGGTTGGCTCCCTCTGCTTTTCCACCAGTCTGTGGCCTACAGTTTAAATGGTGGGAAGAAGGGTGTGAGAtttgaggctggggagggaggcatgGGCCTCTAGGCAAGGGAGGCAGTCATTTAGgcctggaggaaggggccagggccaggggccTGGGTAGGCGACAGAGCCCCGCAGTGCCCTCACTACCCTGTTTATGGGCCCAGAATCTGGAAGCCAGCCACTACCTACCCTGACGCCTATCCTGCAGGTGGAGCTGAAGAGCCAAGAGGCTGAGTCTGCAGCAGCAGCGAGACCATTACCTGGGTCACCTGCAGCAGTACGTGGCCGCCTATCAGCAGCTGGCCTCTGAGAAGGAGGCACTGcccagctgcagcagcaggaagCTCAGGGCGAAGCGGTGGCCGAGATGGCCCACCGATAGTTGCAGGAGACCCGGTTGAGGGAGTTGATGAGGGCGGGGCCCCAAGGGGGATGATCTGGCAACCTCCGTGCCTTCTCACTCTCTTTCCTGGCCCCTTAGGAGCACCTGGAAGCTGCCATCTAATGAGCACATGACAAGAAGGCAAAGACAATAAACATGTAAAAGCCGGCAGCAAGGCCTGGAGAAGAGTAAGCCGCCATGTGACTGTTTAGAATATAGTCTGAgcacaaacctgaaaaaaaaattttatttattttaaattgtggcaaaatactggccaggcatggtagctcacgcctgtaatcctagcaatttgggaggccgaggtaaatggatgacctgaggtcaagagttcaagaccagcctggccaatacaaaaattagccgggcatggtggcgcatgcctgtaatcccagctacttgggaggctgaggcaggagaatcgcttgaacctgggaggcagaggttgcagtgagctgagatcgtgccactgcactcaagcctgggtgacagagcgaaactccgtctcaaaaaaaaaagtttcttccttACATGTATGTTTCTATTAGTTTTCTTCTTGGTCTTTCTCATTTAGTCTTGTGTTGTCTTTTGGCATTCATAGTAAACTTTTATCTGCCTCCAGAGAGTATTGACTTTGAGTTTATGGCACACAATTGGAGTAAGGGCAGATCGCCTTCATCTACTTCGGGACTAAGCTGGTTCAAAGCAGGTTTTAGGTTTTCTGATGGCTGgtctatgttttattcatttggacTCCCAGGGGTGGCCCTTCCAGGGTCCCCACCAAGGTCCCATCTCCCTCCTGGGACCCAAATTCTCATTAGGTCATTTCAGCCCTGTGAGAGTGCCAAACATTCAGCTAGGCTCTCCAGCCTCTTAACTACCACTTCATACTCAGTTTCTTAGCCTCTTAGCCCTCTACTGTTGACCAATCACCAAATGTG contains these protein-coding regions:
- the GOLGA6L25 gene encoding golgin subfamily A member 6-like protein 25 (The RefSeq protein has 1 substitution compared to this genomic sequence), encoding MWPQPHLPTHPHLPTHPHLPTHPHLPTHPMMSKETRQSKLAEAKEQLTDHHPQTNPSVGTAASDTKKKKINNGTNPETTTSGGCHSPEDEQKASHQHQEALRRELEAQVHTIRILTCQKTELQMALYYSQHAVKQLEGEARDLISRLHDSWKFAGELEQALSAVATQKKKADRYIEELTKERDALSLELYRNTITDEELKEKNAKLQEKLQLVESEKSEIQLNVKELKRKLERAKLLLPQQQLQAEADHLGKELQSVSAKLQAQVEENELWNRLNQQQEEKMWRQEEKIQEREEKIQEQEEKIREQEEKMRRQEEMMWEKEEKMRRQEEMMWEKEEKIRELEEKMHEQEKIREQEEKRQEEEKIREQEKRQEQEAKMWRQEEKIREQEEKIREQEKKMWRQEEKIHEQEKIREEEKRQEQEEMWRQEEKIREQEEIWRQKEKMHEQEEKIRKQEEKVWRQEEKMHDQEEKIREQEEKVWRQEEKIREQEEKMWRQEEKIREQEEMWREEEKMHEQEKIWEEEKRQEQEDKMWRQEEKIREQEEKVWRQEEKIREQEEKRQEQEEKMWKQEEKIREQEEKIREQEKIREQEEKIREQEEMMQEQEEKMGEQEEKMQEQEKMRRQEEKIREQEEKIREQKEKIREQEEKIWEQEEKIREQEEMMQEQEEKMGEQEEKMWEQEEEMQEQEEKMRRQEEKIREQEKKIREQEEKIREQEEMMQEQEEKMGEQEGKMCEQEAKMQEQEEKMRRQEEKIREQEKKIREQEEKIREQEEMMQEQEEKMWEQEEKMCEQEEKMQEQEEKMRRQEEKMREQEVRLRQQEEKMQEH